From the Carboxydocella sporoproducens DSM 16521 genome, one window contains:
- a CDS encoding VWA domain-containing protein yields MDMLARYLRFIIALRSLNLRISTAEVMDGLEALLAVDWTSRSQVETALITTLAKDARSRRLVRQAFASYFRPPEQVAEMLAQYAAQQQEQAQQLAEAEAELVFTGPEEEWTQELQLSQEDKETYARLPEEEKQKLRDFLQQYAAGNQIVDPRGLMERVVQSQLNYWKRKLLAEEEERESRQVQLKPLETGDAELDALLSQLVVNVPEEDSLLYQDMKNIEDEDLPRVTRLIQQLTRRLAVKISRRYRQSQRRRLLDLRRTIRHNIQYGGVMFRLKYRHHRLDKPRVVLICDVSGSMARYARFVLQFVYGLAGAVRDVEAFVFAEDLERITPVLKQRQGFAETMSEIMARSKVWGQGTNLAQALAQLERDYQRVLTPSTLVILLSDGKTTGLEQAAARLKKVRGRVKHILWLNTLPRKEWPLTRAPRLLGQHARLLECNTISHLEQILSRHLSFA; encoded by the coding sequence ATGGATATGCTGGCCCGTTACTTGCGCTTTATTATCGCCCTGCGCAGCCTCAATTTGCGTATCAGCACTGCTGAAGTGATGGATGGGCTGGAGGCCTTACTTGCTGTAGACTGGACCAGCCGCTCCCAGGTAGAGACTGCTCTCATCACTACCCTGGCTAAAGACGCCCGCAGCCGGCGGCTGGTGCGCCAGGCCTTTGCCAGTTATTTTCGGCCTCCGGAGCAGGTAGCGGAAATGCTAGCCCAGTATGCGGCTCAGCAGCAGGAACAGGCCCAGCAGCTGGCTGAAGCGGAGGCGGAGCTGGTTTTCACCGGTCCGGAGGAAGAGTGGACTCAGGAACTGCAATTATCCCAGGAAGATAAAGAAACCTATGCCCGCCTGCCGGAAGAGGAAAAGCAAAAACTGCGGGATTTTTTACAGCAGTACGCAGCTGGAAACCAGATTGTGGACCCGCGCGGCCTGATGGAAAGGGTGGTGCAAAGTCAGCTCAATTACTGGAAACGCAAACTGCTGGCTGAAGAGGAAGAACGGGAAAGCAGGCAGGTGCAGTTGAAACCCCTGGAGACAGGGGATGCGGAGCTGGATGCCCTGCTGAGCCAGCTGGTAGTGAATGTGCCGGAAGAGGATAGCTTGCTCTATCAGGATATGAAGAACATCGAAGATGAGGACTTGCCCCGGGTAACCCGCCTGATTCAGCAGCTGACCCGGCGGCTGGCGGTGAAAATTTCCCGCCGTTACCGGCAAAGCCAGCGCCGTCGTTTACTGGATCTGCGCCGTACTATTCGCCACAATATCCAGTACGGGGGAGTAATGTTTCGGCTCAAATATCGACATCATCGCCTGGATAAACCCCGGGTAGTGCTGATCTGTGATGTTTCCGGTTCCATGGCCCGTTATGCCCGGTTTGTCCTGCAGTTCGTCTATGGTCTGGCCGGAGCGGTCCGGGATGTGGAAGCCTTCGTTTTCGCCGAGGACCTGGAACGCATTACACCGGTATTGAAACAAAGGCAGGGTTTTGCCGAAACCATGAGTGAGATCATGGCCCGCAGCAAGGTCTGGGGGCAGGGTACTAACCTGGCTCAGGCCCTGGCCCAGCTGGAACGGGATTATCAGCGGGTGCTGACTCCTTCCACGCTGGTGATTTTGCTCAGTGACGGCAAGACCACCGGGCTGGAACAGGCAGCAGCCCGGCTTAAGAAGGTGCGGGGACGGGTCAAGCATATCCTCTGGCTCAATACCCTGCCCCGCAAGGAGTGGCCTCTGACCCGGGCCCCCAGGTTACTGGGGCAACATGCCCGCTTACTGGAGTGCAACACTATCAGTCATCTGGAACAAATTTTGTCCCGCCATCTCTCATTTGCTTGA
- a CDS encoding AAA family ATPase has protein sequence MFNSVAELKEAFRQQGYIGEEEIITTVYLALKLGKPLLIEGAPGVGKTEIAKVLARIFNTELVRLQCYEGLDEAKALYEWNYQKQLIAIQMAKEMGCVAPGADNLFSGEYLLERPLLKAIRAEKPVVLLIDEVDKTETEFEAFLFEVLSDFTVSIPELGTMVARTRPIVILTSNAERELSDGLKRRCAYLYIEYPSYDKELAIIRTRVPEAEEQLARQAAAVVQTLRQMDLIKKPSIAETLDWVRGLLALGAAEVNTRNLEQTMNLLLKHREDREMVKEAGGCAGLCQRAGCGRRDK, from the coding sequence ATGTTTAACAGTGTTGCGGAACTGAAAGAAGCTTTTCGCCAGCAGGGTTATATCGGGGAAGAGGAGATCATAACCACTGTTTATCTGGCCTTGAAACTGGGCAAGCCCCTGTTGATTGAAGGAGCACCTGGAGTAGGGAAAACGGAAATTGCCAAGGTATTAGCCCGGATTTTTAACACCGAACTGGTGCGCCTGCAGTGCTATGAGGGTCTGGATGAAGCTAAAGCCCTGTACGAATGGAACTATCAAAAACAATTGATTGCTATCCAGATGGCCAAGGAGATGGGCTGTGTAGCTCCGGGGGCAGATAATCTCTTTTCCGGGGAATATCTGCTGGAAAGGCCTCTGCTCAAGGCCATTCGTGCTGAAAAACCGGTAGTATTGCTGATCGATGAAGTGGATAAGACGGAAACGGAGTTTGAGGCTTTCCTCTTCGAAGTACTGAGTGATTTTACTGTTTCCATTCCTGAGCTGGGGACCATGGTGGCCCGAACCCGGCCGATTGTGATTCTGACCTCCAATGCGGAACGGGAGCTGTCTGATGGTTTAAAGCGCCGTTGTGCCTATCTCTACATTGAATACCCCTCCTATGACAAGGAACTGGCAATTATCCGCACCAGAGTGCCGGAAGCTGAGGAACAGTTGGCCCGACAGGCTGCGGCGGTGGTTCAGACCTTGCGGCAAATGGACCTCATCAAGAAGCCTTCCATTGCCGAGACGCTGGACTGGGTCCGGGGACTGCTGGCCCTGGGCGCAGCAGAAGTAAATACCCGGAACCTGGAGCAGACAATGAATTTACTGCTGAAGCACCGGGAAGACCGGGAAATGGTCAAGGAAGCCGGTGGTTGTGCTGGTTTATGCCAGCGGGCAGGATGTGGAAGAAGGGATAAATAA